In Pseudoalteromonas xiamenensis, the following are encoded in one genomic region:
- a CDS encoding DUF4144 family protein, protein MSTNSYPLLLISSHEIQLIEDQETFESEIFYIEDKELESYRIITIDGCNFSLKGDALPALSMAELTCLVQQSLVQDGHCCVGKITLTNVQEAFALLQTH, encoded by the coding sequence ATGAGCACAAATTCGTACCCACTATTGCTCATTTCGAGTCATGAAATACAACTCATTGAAGATCAAGAAACCTTTGAGAGTGAGATTTTTTATATTGAAGACAAAGAGTTAGAAAGCTACAGAATCATCACCATTGACGGTTGCAACTTTAGTCTAAAAGGGGATGCCTTACCTGCACTGTCAATGGCAGAACTGACGTGTTTGGTGCAACAATCCTTAGTACAAGATGGGCATTGCTGCGTTGGAAAAATTACGCTAACGAACGTTCAAGAAGCGTTTGCGTTACTCCAAACGCACTAG